The nucleotide sequence AGTATATCAAACCATATAATCCATACGAGCTTTCATTAAAATTTATTTTGGAAAGATTAGTTATTCTGCTAAGAGCTGCGAAACAGGAAAAAGTCCGTATTATAGCAGAGTCACGTGGTGAAAAAGAAGATAACGAACTAAAACTAAGTTTTTATGAGATTATTCAGAAGGGAACTGAAAGGATTCCAAAAACAGAATTTCAATCAAGAAAATTTATACTTTCTTTTCTCCCTAAATCAATGAATATAATAGGAACTCAAATAGCCGATTTATGTGGCTATCCAATAGGCCGTTATATTTTGAACCCACATAAAGAGAATAAAGCATATG is from Ignavibacteriales bacterium and encodes:
- a CDS encoding DUF3800 domain-containing protein produces the protein MKKQYIKPYNPYELSLKFILERLVILLRAAKQEKVRIIAESRGEKEDNELKLSFYEIIQKGTERIPKTEFQSRKFILSFLPKSMNIIGTQIADLCGYPIGRYILNPHKENKAYEVIKRKIMEKLNGWNCFKVFP